From Andrena cerasifolii isolate SP2316 chromosome 12, iyAndCera1_principal, whole genome shotgun sequence, a single genomic window includes:
- the Pip4k gene encoding phosphatidylinositol 5-phosphate 4-kinase isoform X1: protein MSSVPTMSSGLSKLKKKHFRVKHQKVKLFRANEPLLSVFMWGVNHTINELSHVNIPVMLLPDDFRAYSKLKVDNHLFNKENMPSHFKIKEYCPLVFRNLRERFGIHDLDYKESMTRCRAFNPSRTERHSDLAGYGKARELVQRSATAPSVNLSPPPIISQIPVLNKPLRSYSFKPKRLRSQPILDDSSGKSGAKFYQSFDKLFIIKTLTSEEVERMHSFLKHYHPYIVERHGKTLLPQYLGMYRLTVDGVEHYVVAIRNVFSNHLTTHKKFDLKGSTVDREASDKEKEKDLPTYKDNDFVKEGMKIYIGEDAKSKLIETLTADVDFLTRLHLMDYSLLLGLHDCARAEQENRERAEREEEEENHEEEEDSESGSGLDSRGPMGDRLWGWSCFPGMATPPESPHAALMRDTSLQYEDAIIPELDIYAIPSKEGAPTKEIYFLAIIDVLTHYGVRKQAAKAAKTVKYGANVDGISTCDPEQYGKRFIEFMSKAIE from the exons ATGTCCAGTGTGCCGACAATGTCCAGCGGGCTTAGCAAGCTCAAAAAGAAACACTTCCGAGTGAAACATCAGAAGGTTAAGCTGTTCCGTGCGAACGAACCTCTTCTCAGTGTTTTTATGTGGGGTGTCAATCACACG ATAAATGAGCTTAGTCATGTTAATATACCGGTAATGCTCCTGCCAGATGATTTCAGAGCTTACAGCAAGCTGAAAGTGGATAATCATCTTTTTAACAA GGAGAATATGCCCTCCCACTTTAAGATCAAAGAGTACTGCCCGTTGGTATTCAGAAATCTGCGGGAAAGATTTGGTATACACGATTTGGACTATAAGGAATCAATGACAAg ATGTCGGGCATTTAATCCTTCCCGAACAGAGAGGCATTCGGATTTGGCTGGATATGGGAAGGCTCGTGAATTGGTTCAGCGCTCTGCTACTGCTCCTTCAGTAAACCTTTCTCCTCCTCCTATTATTTCGCAAATTCCAGTCTTAAATAAGCCACTACGTTCCTACAGTTTTAAGCCAAAACGTCTGAG ATCGCAGCCAATATTAGACGATTCTTCTGGTAAAAGTGGCGCGAAATTCTACCAATCCTTCGATAAATTGTTTATCATTAAAACTCTTACAAGCGAGGAGGTGGAAAGAATGCATTCATTTTTGAAGCACTATCATCCG TATATCGTGGAAAGGCATGGGAAAACATTGTTGCCTCAATACCTTGGCATGTATCGATTGACGGTAGACGGTGTGGAACATTACGTTGTCGCCATTCGGAATGTATTTTCGAATCACTTGACGACTCACAAGAAGTTCGATTTAAAAGGCTCAACGGTAGACCGTGAGGCATCCgacaaagagaaagagaaagatctACCCACTTACAAAGACAATGATTTCGTTAAAGAGGGGATGAAGATTTACATCGGGGAAGATGCAAAATCCAAGCTCATAGAAACGTTAACTGCTGATGTTGAC TTCTTGACGCGATTACATCTAATGGATTATTCCTTACTACTTGGTCTACACGACTGTGCGAGGGCCGAACAGGAGAATAGAGAACGCGCGGAgagggaagaggaggaggagaatcaCGAAGAAGAGGAGGACAGTGAATCTGGAAGTGGACTAGATTCGCGAGGTCCAATGGGAGA CCGTCTGTGGGGTTGGAGTTGTTTCCCTGGTATGGCAACGCCTCCCGAATCCCCACACGCCGCGTTGATGCGCGACACGAGTCTACAATACGAAGATGCAATTATTCCTGAATTAGATATTTATGCAATTCCTAGCAAAGAAG GTGCACCCacaaaggaaatttattttttagccATAATCGATGTACTAACTCATTACGGCGTGCGTAAGCAAGCGGCAAAGGCAGCCAAGACAGTGAAGTACGGTGCTAATGTCGATGGTATATCAACCTGTGATCCAGAACAATACGGCAAACGATTTATAGAGTTTATGAGCAAAGCTATAGAATAA
- the Pip4k gene encoding phosphatidylinositol 5-phosphate 4-kinase isoform X4, which yields MSSVPTMSSGLSKLKKKHFRVKHQKVKLFRANEPLLSVFMWGVNHTINELSHVNIPVMLLPDDFRAYSKLKVDNHLFNKSQPILDDSSGKSGAKFYQSFDKLFIIKTLTSEEVERMHSFLKHYHPYIVERHGKTLLPQYLGMYRLTVDGVEHYVVAIRNVFSNHLTTHKKFDLKGSTVDREASDKEKEKDLPTYKDNDFVKEGMKIYIGEDAKSKLIETLTADVDFLTRLHLMDYSLLLGLHDCARAEQENRERAEREEEEENHEEEEDSESGSGLDSRGPMGDRLWGWSCFPGMATPPESPHAALMRDTSLQYEDAIIPELDIYAIPSKEGAPTKEIYFLAIIDVLTHYGVRKQAAKAAKTVKYGANVDGISTCDPEQYGKRFIEFMSKAIE from the exons ATGTCCAGTGTGCCGACAATGTCCAGCGGGCTTAGCAAGCTCAAAAAGAAACACTTCCGAGTGAAACATCAGAAGGTTAAGCTGTTCCGTGCGAACGAACCTCTTCTCAGTGTTTTTATGTGGGGTGTCAATCACACG ATAAATGAGCTTAGTCATGTTAATATACCGGTAATGCTCCTGCCAGATGATTTCAGAGCTTACAGCAAGCTGAAAGTGGATAATCATCTTTTTAACAA ATCGCAGCCAATATTAGACGATTCTTCTGGTAAAAGTGGCGCGAAATTCTACCAATCCTTCGATAAATTGTTTATCATTAAAACTCTTACAAGCGAGGAGGTGGAAAGAATGCATTCATTTTTGAAGCACTATCATCCG TATATCGTGGAAAGGCATGGGAAAACATTGTTGCCTCAATACCTTGGCATGTATCGATTGACGGTAGACGGTGTGGAACATTACGTTGTCGCCATTCGGAATGTATTTTCGAATCACTTGACGACTCACAAGAAGTTCGATTTAAAAGGCTCAACGGTAGACCGTGAGGCATCCgacaaagagaaagagaaagatctACCCACTTACAAAGACAATGATTTCGTTAAAGAGGGGATGAAGATTTACATCGGGGAAGATGCAAAATCCAAGCTCATAGAAACGTTAACTGCTGATGTTGAC TTCTTGACGCGATTACATCTAATGGATTATTCCTTACTACTTGGTCTACACGACTGTGCGAGGGCCGAACAGGAGAATAGAGAACGCGCGGAgagggaagaggaggaggagaatcaCGAAGAAGAGGAGGACAGTGAATCTGGAAGTGGACTAGATTCGCGAGGTCCAATGGGAGA CCGTCTGTGGGGTTGGAGTTGTTTCCCTGGTATGGCAACGCCTCCCGAATCCCCACACGCCGCGTTGATGCGCGACACGAGTCTACAATACGAAGATGCAATTATTCCTGAATTAGATATTTATGCAATTCCTAGCAAAGAAG GTGCACCCacaaaggaaatttattttttagccATAATCGATGTACTAACTCATTACGGCGTGCGTAAGCAAGCGGCAAAGGCAGCCAAGACAGTGAAGTACGGTGCTAATGTCGATGGTATATCAACCTGTGATCCAGAACAATACGGCAAACGATTTATAGAGTTTATGAGCAAAGCTATAGAATAA
- the Pip4k gene encoding phosphatidylinositol 5-phosphate 4-kinase isoform X3 yields MSSVPTMSSGLSKLKKKHFRVKHQKVKLFRANEPLLSVFMWGVNHTINELSHVNIPVMLLPDDFRAYSKLKVDNHLFNKENMPSHFKIKEYCPLVFRNLRERFGIHDLDYKESMTRSQPILDDSSGKSGAKFYQSFDKLFIIKTLTSEEVERMHSFLKHYHPYIVERHGKTLLPQYLGMYRLTVDGVEHYVVAIRNVFSNHLTTHKKFDLKGSTVDREASDKEKEKDLPTYKDNDFVKEGMKIYIGEDAKSKLIETLTADVDFLTRLHLMDYSLLLGLHDCARAEQENRERAEREEEEENHEEEEDSESGSGLDSRGPMGDRLWGWSCFPGMATPPESPHAALMRDTSLQYEDAIIPELDIYAIPSKEGAPTKEIYFLAIIDVLTHYGVRKQAAKAAKTVKYGANVDGISTCDPEQYGKRFIEFMSKAIE; encoded by the exons ATGTCCAGTGTGCCGACAATGTCCAGCGGGCTTAGCAAGCTCAAAAAGAAACACTTCCGAGTGAAACATCAGAAGGTTAAGCTGTTCCGTGCGAACGAACCTCTTCTCAGTGTTTTTATGTGGGGTGTCAATCACACG ATAAATGAGCTTAGTCATGTTAATATACCGGTAATGCTCCTGCCAGATGATTTCAGAGCTTACAGCAAGCTGAAAGTGGATAATCATCTTTTTAACAA GGAGAATATGCCCTCCCACTTTAAGATCAAAGAGTACTGCCCGTTGGTATTCAGAAATCTGCGGGAAAGATTTGGTATACACGATTTGGACTATAAGGAATCAATGACAAg ATCGCAGCCAATATTAGACGATTCTTCTGGTAAAAGTGGCGCGAAATTCTACCAATCCTTCGATAAATTGTTTATCATTAAAACTCTTACAAGCGAGGAGGTGGAAAGAATGCATTCATTTTTGAAGCACTATCATCCG TATATCGTGGAAAGGCATGGGAAAACATTGTTGCCTCAATACCTTGGCATGTATCGATTGACGGTAGACGGTGTGGAACATTACGTTGTCGCCATTCGGAATGTATTTTCGAATCACTTGACGACTCACAAGAAGTTCGATTTAAAAGGCTCAACGGTAGACCGTGAGGCATCCgacaaagagaaagagaaagatctACCCACTTACAAAGACAATGATTTCGTTAAAGAGGGGATGAAGATTTACATCGGGGAAGATGCAAAATCCAAGCTCATAGAAACGTTAACTGCTGATGTTGAC TTCTTGACGCGATTACATCTAATGGATTATTCCTTACTACTTGGTCTACACGACTGTGCGAGGGCCGAACAGGAGAATAGAGAACGCGCGGAgagggaagaggaggaggagaatcaCGAAGAAGAGGAGGACAGTGAATCTGGAAGTGGACTAGATTCGCGAGGTCCAATGGGAGA CCGTCTGTGGGGTTGGAGTTGTTTCCCTGGTATGGCAACGCCTCCCGAATCCCCACACGCCGCGTTGATGCGCGACACGAGTCTACAATACGAAGATGCAATTATTCCTGAATTAGATATTTATGCAATTCCTAGCAAAGAAG GTGCACCCacaaaggaaatttattttttagccATAATCGATGTACTAACTCATTACGGCGTGCGTAAGCAAGCGGCAAAGGCAGCCAAGACAGTGAAGTACGGTGCTAATGTCGATGGTATATCAACCTGTGATCCAGAACAATACGGCAAACGATTTATAGAGTTTATGAGCAAAGCTATAGAATAA
- the Pip4k gene encoding phosphatidylinositol 5-phosphate 4-kinase isoform X2, with translation MFFVITGIGRRKIYSSLCLSCFSLANPRVSDLRSRWCYDIVIAAINELSHVNIPVMLLPDDFRAYSKLKVDNHLFNKENMPSHFKIKEYCPLVFRNLRERFGIHDLDYKESMTRCRAFNPSRTERHSDLAGYGKARELVQRSATAPSVNLSPPPIISQIPVLNKPLRSYSFKPKRLRSQPILDDSSGKSGAKFYQSFDKLFIIKTLTSEEVERMHSFLKHYHPYIVERHGKTLLPQYLGMYRLTVDGVEHYVVAIRNVFSNHLTTHKKFDLKGSTVDREASDKEKEKDLPTYKDNDFVKEGMKIYIGEDAKSKLIETLTADVDFLTRLHLMDYSLLLGLHDCARAEQENRERAEREEEEENHEEEEDSESGSGLDSRGPMGDRLWGWSCFPGMATPPESPHAALMRDTSLQYEDAIIPELDIYAIPSKEGAPTKEIYFLAIIDVLTHYGVRKQAAKAAKTVKYGANVDGISTCDPEQYGKRFIEFMSKAIE, from the exons ATGTTTTTTGTCATCACTGGGATCGGTCGTCGAAAGATTTACAGCTCGCTTTGCTTATCCTGTTTTTCTTTGGCAAACCCGCGCGTTAGTGATTTACGTTCAAGATGGTGTTATGATATTGTTATAGCTGCC ATAAATGAGCTTAGTCATGTTAATATACCGGTAATGCTCCTGCCAGATGATTTCAGAGCTTACAGCAAGCTGAAAGTGGATAATCATCTTTTTAACAA GGAGAATATGCCCTCCCACTTTAAGATCAAAGAGTACTGCCCGTTGGTATTCAGAAATCTGCGGGAAAGATTTGGTATACACGATTTGGACTATAAGGAATCAATGACAAg ATGTCGGGCATTTAATCCTTCCCGAACAGAGAGGCATTCGGATTTGGCTGGATATGGGAAGGCTCGTGAATTGGTTCAGCGCTCTGCTACTGCTCCTTCAGTAAACCTTTCTCCTCCTCCTATTATTTCGCAAATTCCAGTCTTAAATAAGCCACTACGTTCCTACAGTTTTAAGCCAAAACGTCTGAG ATCGCAGCCAATATTAGACGATTCTTCTGGTAAAAGTGGCGCGAAATTCTACCAATCCTTCGATAAATTGTTTATCATTAAAACTCTTACAAGCGAGGAGGTGGAAAGAATGCATTCATTTTTGAAGCACTATCATCCG TATATCGTGGAAAGGCATGGGAAAACATTGTTGCCTCAATACCTTGGCATGTATCGATTGACGGTAGACGGTGTGGAACATTACGTTGTCGCCATTCGGAATGTATTTTCGAATCACTTGACGACTCACAAGAAGTTCGATTTAAAAGGCTCAACGGTAGACCGTGAGGCATCCgacaaagagaaagagaaagatctACCCACTTACAAAGACAATGATTTCGTTAAAGAGGGGATGAAGATTTACATCGGGGAAGATGCAAAATCCAAGCTCATAGAAACGTTAACTGCTGATGTTGAC TTCTTGACGCGATTACATCTAATGGATTATTCCTTACTACTTGGTCTACACGACTGTGCGAGGGCCGAACAGGAGAATAGAGAACGCGCGGAgagggaagaggaggaggagaatcaCGAAGAAGAGGAGGACAGTGAATCTGGAAGTGGACTAGATTCGCGAGGTCCAATGGGAGA CCGTCTGTGGGGTTGGAGTTGTTTCCCTGGTATGGCAACGCCTCCCGAATCCCCACACGCCGCGTTGATGCGCGACACGAGTCTACAATACGAAGATGCAATTATTCCTGAATTAGATATTTATGCAATTCCTAGCAAAGAAG GTGCACCCacaaaggaaatttattttttagccATAATCGATGTACTAACTCATTACGGCGTGCGTAAGCAAGCGGCAAAGGCAGCCAAGACAGTGAAGTACGGTGCTAATGTCGATGGTATATCAACCTGTGATCCAGAACAATACGGCAAACGATTTATAGAGTTTATGAGCAAAGCTATAGAATAA
- the LOC143375083 gene encoding kinesin-like protein KIF23 isoform X1, with product MKSAYARPPVVARKHANRLKCDNEMSKEPVKVFCRLRPMIHPNCVSCVRIISDTSLIITQPESASNIRTANRAIQMSFSHVFQPNASQKEVFNLVALPLIENLINGKNSLFFTYGVSGSGKTYTMSGNQHDAGIMPRSLNVIFNSIANCQAKRFVFKPDKLNGFDIQSEADAVSDRQNEVQRSAPSGNGRTPRLHQQNGECDNNDNILTQSESESVIVDEDNAYAVFVTYTEIYNNSVYDLLEDSDGRTKTLQSKIIREDGNRNMYVHGCTEVEAKSSEEAFDVFQRGQRKRHIAHTALNAESSRSHSVFTIRLVQAPLDRDGEQVVQDKRVVCVSQLSLVDLAGSERTNRSKNTGQRLREAGNINNSLMTLRACLEILRENQTQDTNKIVPYRDSKVTHLFKNYFDGEGNVRMIVCVNPSVDDYDETVQVMKFAEVSQEVQVTNSATSKMDLGYVPGRRQANKIFKEAKNRLESAGNPAAADLELDLGLVYSLGGPFPDMDVTNPHNDEVITTLMRFLEMRIQKRNLLQDDLRQKQNNFRNMLVKMERDNVSLKIENTALKAAGDQQKKKISALEGHICKTEGQIDTLLYRLNSANDIIRHMKQEVTNKEMLLNQRDIDKQRVKARYTNKIQAEADKMGKELESKLRRQREILQSQMKEKEDKLKLVKQILVSDEEATIEGKQELRETVPMTIDNNNDDDDDGDDEVPTTSRATTITGTTIVPETISAPVTTPKTSVKTASTVKFDDASDVRLSKKDRIPVANLRYRRSQSAERWIDHRPTGLVPVGTIFQPLMRNKRSVTQLTDPKAITDRASKYCLVAQEQDTDGELETKLYKGDIIPTSGGGAQVVFNDMEHLKQVSPVSRRKRSSYFSPENKDSTSEKSCCGSKENDSKKPRV from the exons ATGAAGTCTGC GTATGCAAGACCACCTGTTGTAGCGCGGAAACACGCAAACCGCCTGAAATGCGATAACGAGATGTCCAAGGAACCTGTTAAGGTCTTCTGCCGCTTAAGACCAATGATTCATCCTAATTGCGTATCCTGTGTGAGAATTATTTCCGACACAAGCTTGATCATCACGCAACCAGAGTCAGCCAGCAATATTCGCACGGCGAACAGAGCCATTCAAATGTCTTTCAGTCACGTTTTCCAGCCAAATGCTTCTCAAAAAGAAGTGTTCAATCTTGTCGCGTTACCGCTCATTGAAAACCTCATTAATGGTAAAAACAGTTTATTCTTCACATACGGAGTTAGCGGCAGTGGCAAAACATACACCATGTCTGGTAATCAGCATGATGCGGGCATCATGCCCCGTAGCTTAAACGTAATCTTCAATAGCATAGCAAACTGCCAGGCAAAAAGGTTCGTCTTCAAGCCGGATAAACTAAACGGATTTGATATACAGAGCGAAGCTGATGCGGTGTCGGATAGGCAAAATGAGGTTCAAAGATCTGCTCCTTCTGGGAACGGAAGAACCCCAAGACT GCACCAACAAAACGGCGAGTGCGACAACAATGACAATATTTTGACTCAAAGCGAATCAGAATCTGTTATTGTCGACGAGGATAATGCGTACGCAGTGTTTGTAACGTACactgaaatttataataatagcgTATACGACTTGCTAGAAGATAGCGATGGGAGAACAAA GACTTTACAGAGTAAAATTATTCGCGAAGATGGGAACAGGAATATGTATGTGCACGGGTGCACCGAAGTCGAAGCGAAAAGTTCGGAGGAAGCGTTTGATGTATTTCAGCGCGGTCAACGTAAAAGGCACATTGCACACACTGCTCTTAATGCGGAGTCGAGCAGATCTCACAGCGTTTTTACCATAAGGCTTGTACAG GCACCATTGGATAGGGATGGGGAGCAGGTGGTTCAGGATAAAAGAGTCGTATGCGTGAGCCAGCTATCACTGGTAGATTTGGCTGGAAGCGAGCGTACGAATCGATCCAAAAACACTGGTCAGAGACTTAGGGAAGCAG GAAACATAAACAACTCGCTGATGACGCTACGGGCCTGCTTGGAAATACTGCGCGAGAATCAAACTCAGGACACGAACAAGATAGTCCCTTACAGGGATTCCAAAGTGACGCAtctgtttaagaattatttcGACGGTGAAGGGAACGTGAGAATGATCGTTTGCGTCAATCCCAGCGTCGATGATTACGACGAAACTGTC CAAGTGATGAAGTTTGCCGAAGTCAGTCAAGAAGTACAAGTTACAAATTCCGCGACTTCGAAAATGGATCTAGGATACGTACCCGGTAGAAGACAAGCCAATAAA ATATTTAAAGAAGCTAAAAACAGATTGGAAAGTGCCGGCAATCCGGCTGCTGCTGATTTGGAACTCGATTTAGGTTTAGTTTATAG TCTCGGAGGACCATTCCCAGATATGGACGTAACGAATCCGCACAACGACGAAGTAATTACCACGCTGATGCGCTTCTTGGAAATGCGTATTCAGAAGCGCAATCTGTTGCAAGATGATTTAAGACAGAAAC agaataaCTTTAGGAATATGTTGGTGAAAATGGAACGAGACAACGTGTCGCTGAAAATTGAGAACACCGCGTTAAAAGCCGCAGGCGATCAACAAAAGAAAAAG aTATCTGCTTTGGAGGGCCACATCTGCAAAACCGAGGGCCAAATCGATACTTTGCTGTACAGATTAAATAGCGCGAATGATATCATCAGACACATGAAGCAAGAAGTAA CAAACAAGGAAATGTTACTGAATCAACGTGATATAGATAAGCAAAGGGTTAAAGCGAGATACACCAATAAAATCCAAGCGGAGGCTGACAAAATGGGCAAAGAATTAGAAAGCAAACTACGCCGTCAACGCGAGATCCTTCAG agtCAAATGAAAGAGAAGGAAGACAAGCTGAAGTTAGTCAAGCAGATATTAGTAAGCGACGAAGAAGCTACTATTGAAGGGAAACAAGAACTTAGAGAAACAGTGCCAATGACaatcgataataataatgatgatgatgatgatggcgaTGATGAAGTTCCTACAACGTCTAGAGCTACTACTATTACAGGAACAACTATTGTCCCTGAAACTATATCTGCTCCCGTAACCACACCGAAAACCAGTGTAAAGACAGCTTCTACCGTCAAGTTCGATGATGCTAGCGACGTACGATTGAGTAAAAAA GATAGGATTCCAGTGGCAAATTTGCGGTACAGACGATCGCAGAGCGCAGAGAGATGGATCGATCATCGACCTACTGGTTTAGTTCCGGTTGGGACCATCTTCCAACCATTGATGCGAAATAAACGAAGTGTCACGCAATTGACAGACCCGAAGGCCATAACTGACAGAGCATCCAAATATTGCCTCGTTGCTCAGGAACAAGATACAGACGGTGAACTCGAAACAAAACTGTATAAA GGTGACATAATACCAACCAGTGGAGGAGGTGCGCAAGTTGTATTCAACGACATGGAACACTTGAAACAAGTATCGCCTGTTTCGAGAAGAAAACGAAGTAGTTACTTTAGCCCTGAAAATAAAGATTCTACTTCCGAAAAAAGCTGCTGCGGCTCGAAAGAGAATGACTCGAAGAAACCTCGCGTCTAA
- the LOC143375083 gene encoding kinesin-like protein KIF23 isoform X2 produces MKSAYARPPVVARKHANRLKCDNEMSKEPVKVFCRLRPMIHPNCVSCVRIISDTSLIITQPESASNIRTANRAIQMSFSHVFQPNASQKEVFNLVALPLIENLINGKNSLFFTYGVSGSGKTYTMSGNQHDAGIMPRSLNVIFNSIANCQAKRFVFKPDKLNGFDIQSEADAVSDRQNEVQRSAPSGNGRTPRLHQQNGECDNNDNILTQSESESVIVDEDNAYAVFVTYTEIYNNSVYDLLEDSDGRTKTLQSKIIREDGNRNMYVHGCTEVEAKSSEEAFDVFQRGQRKRHIAHTALNAESSRSHSVFTIRLVQAPLDRDGEQVVQDKRVVCVSQLSLVDLAGSERTNRSKNTGQRLREAGNINNSLMTLRACLEILRENQTQDTNKIVPYRDSKVTHLFKNYFDGEGNVRMIVCVNPSVDDYDETVQVMKFAEVSQEVQVTNSATSKMDLGYVPGRRQANKIFKEAKNRLESAGNPAAADLELDLGLVYSLGGPFPDMDVTNPHNDEVITTLMRFLEMRIQKRNLLQDDLRQKQNNFRNMLVKMERDNVSLKIENTALKAAGDQQKKKISALEGHICKTEGQIDTLLYRLNSANDIIRHMKQEVTNKEMLLNQRDIDKQRVKARYTNKIQAEADKMGKELESKLRRQREILQSQMKEKEDKLKLVKQILVSDEEATIEGKQELRETVPMTIDNNNDDDDDGDDEVPTTSRATTITGTTIVPETISAPVTTPKTSVKTASTVKFDDASDVRLSKKDRIPVANLRYRRSQSAERWIDHRPTGLVPVGTIFQPLMRNKRSVTQLTDPKAITDRASKYCLVAQEQDTDGELETKLYKIVNDSYRVT; encoded by the exons ATGAAGTCTGC GTATGCAAGACCACCTGTTGTAGCGCGGAAACACGCAAACCGCCTGAAATGCGATAACGAGATGTCCAAGGAACCTGTTAAGGTCTTCTGCCGCTTAAGACCAATGATTCATCCTAATTGCGTATCCTGTGTGAGAATTATTTCCGACACAAGCTTGATCATCACGCAACCAGAGTCAGCCAGCAATATTCGCACGGCGAACAGAGCCATTCAAATGTCTTTCAGTCACGTTTTCCAGCCAAATGCTTCTCAAAAAGAAGTGTTCAATCTTGTCGCGTTACCGCTCATTGAAAACCTCATTAATGGTAAAAACAGTTTATTCTTCACATACGGAGTTAGCGGCAGTGGCAAAACATACACCATGTCTGGTAATCAGCATGATGCGGGCATCATGCCCCGTAGCTTAAACGTAATCTTCAATAGCATAGCAAACTGCCAGGCAAAAAGGTTCGTCTTCAAGCCGGATAAACTAAACGGATTTGATATACAGAGCGAAGCTGATGCGGTGTCGGATAGGCAAAATGAGGTTCAAAGATCTGCTCCTTCTGGGAACGGAAGAACCCCAAGACT GCACCAACAAAACGGCGAGTGCGACAACAATGACAATATTTTGACTCAAAGCGAATCAGAATCTGTTATTGTCGACGAGGATAATGCGTACGCAGTGTTTGTAACGTACactgaaatttataataatagcgTATACGACTTGCTAGAAGATAGCGATGGGAGAACAAA GACTTTACAGAGTAAAATTATTCGCGAAGATGGGAACAGGAATATGTATGTGCACGGGTGCACCGAAGTCGAAGCGAAAAGTTCGGAGGAAGCGTTTGATGTATTTCAGCGCGGTCAACGTAAAAGGCACATTGCACACACTGCTCTTAATGCGGAGTCGAGCAGATCTCACAGCGTTTTTACCATAAGGCTTGTACAG GCACCATTGGATAGGGATGGGGAGCAGGTGGTTCAGGATAAAAGAGTCGTATGCGTGAGCCAGCTATCACTGGTAGATTTGGCTGGAAGCGAGCGTACGAATCGATCCAAAAACACTGGTCAGAGACTTAGGGAAGCAG GAAACATAAACAACTCGCTGATGACGCTACGGGCCTGCTTGGAAATACTGCGCGAGAATCAAACTCAGGACACGAACAAGATAGTCCCTTACAGGGATTCCAAAGTGACGCAtctgtttaagaattatttcGACGGTGAAGGGAACGTGAGAATGATCGTTTGCGTCAATCCCAGCGTCGATGATTACGACGAAACTGTC CAAGTGATGAAGTTTGCCGAAGTCAGTCAAGAAGTACAAGTTACAAATTCCGCGACTTCGAAAATGGATCTAGGATACGTACCCGGTAGAAGACAAGCCAATAAA ATATTTAAAGAAGCTAAAAACAGATTGGAAAGTGCCGGCAATCCGGCTGCTGCTGATTTGGAACTCGATTTAGGTTTAGTTTATAG TCTCGGAGGACCATTCCCAGATATGGACGTAACGAATCCGCACAACGACGAAGTAATTACCACGCTGATGCGCTTCTTGGAAATGCGTATTCAGAAGCGCAATCTGTTGCAAGATGATTTAAGACAGAAAC agaataaCTTTAGGAATATGTTGGTGAAAATGGAACGAGACAACGTGTCGCTGAAAATTGAGAACACCGCGTTAAAAGCCGCAGGCGATCAACAAAAGAAAAAG aTATCTGCTTTGGAGGGCCACATCTGCAAAACCGAGGGCCAAATCGATACTTTGCTGTACAGATTAAATAGCGCGAATGATATCATCAGACACATGAAGCAAGAAGTAA CAAACAAGGAAATGTTACTGAATCAACGTGATATAGATAAGCAAAGGGTTAAAGCGAGATACACCAATAAAATCCAAGCGGAGGCTGACAAAATGGGCAAAGAATTAGAAAGCAAACTACGCCGTCAACGCGAGATCCTTCAG agtCAAATGAAAGAGAAGGAAGACAAGCTGAAGTTAGTCAAGCAGATATTAGTAAGCGACGAAGAAGCTACTATTGAAGGGAAACAAGAACTTAGAGAAACAGTGCCAATGACaatcgataataataatgatgatgatgatgatggcgaTGATGAAGTTCCTACAACGTCTAGAGCTACTACTATTACAGGAACAACTATTGTCCCTGAAACTATATCTGCTCCCGTAACCACACCGAAAACCAGTGTAAAGACAGCTTCTACCGTCAAGTTCGATGATGCTAGCGACGTACGATTGAGTAAAAAA GATAGGATTCCAGTGGCAAATTTGCGGTACAGACGATCGCAGAGCGCAGAGAGATGGATCGATCATCGACCTACTGGTTTAGTTCCGGTTGGGACCATCTTCCAACCATTGATGCGAAATAAACGAAGTGTCACGCAATTGACAGACCCGAAGGCCATAACTGACAGAGCATCCAAATATTGCCTCGTTGCTCAGGAACAAGATACAGACGGTGAACTCGAAACAAAACTGTATAAA ATTGTGAACGATTCTTATAGGGTGACATAA